A genomic segment from Desulfurobacterium pacificum encodes:
- the lptB gene encoding LPS export ABC transporter ATP-binding protein produces MSKPLDLNLLRAEKITKIYNKRKVVDGVTVEVKEGEVVGLLGPNGAGKTTTFYCIVGIVKPDGGRVLLGEVDLTDEPTYVRAQKGISYLPQEPSIFRKLTVEENIKAVLEMHGLSEKEIKEKTDFLLERFGIADLRKQKANSLSGGERRRLEIARALSIDPKFLLLDEPFAGIDPIAVYEIQGLIKELKEMNIGILITDHNVRETLRIIDRAYIIGHGKVIASGTPEEVANQEIVRKVYLGEQFEL; encoded by the coding sequence GTGAGCAAGCCATTGGACTTGAATCTTCTAAGAGCGGAAAAGATAACCAAAATATACAACAAAAGAAAGGTCGTTGACGGAGTAACCGTTGAAGTGAAAGAGGGAGAAGTTGTAGGACTTTTAGGTCCTAACGGTGCTGGAAAGACAACTACCTTCTATTGCATCGTTGGAATAGTGAAACCTGATGGTGGCAGAGTACTTTTAGGTGAAGTTGACCTTACAGATGAACCTACGTACGTGAGGGCGCAGAAAGGTATATCCTACCTTCCACAAGAACCTTCTATCTTTAGAAAACTTACAGTAGAAGAAAATATTAAAGCGGTTTTGGAAATGCACGGCTTGTCCGAAAAGGAGATTAAGGAGAAAACAGATTTTCTGCTTGAACGCTTTGGTATAGCCGATTTGAGAAAACAGAAAGCCAACTCACTTTCGGGAGGAGAGAGGAGAAGGCTGGAAATAGCAAGAGCTTTGAGTATAGACCCAAAGTTTCTCCTCCTTGATGAACCTTTTGCAGGTATTGACCCCATAGCAGTTTACGAGATTCAGGGGCTTATAAAAGAGCTAAAAGAGATGAACATCGGTATTCTCATTACGGACCACAACGTTAGAGAAACTTTAAGGATAATAGACAGAGCTTACATAATTGGTCACGGTAAAGTGATAGCTTCTGGAACTCCTGAAGAAGTTGCAAATCAGGAAATAGTCAGAAAGGTTTATTTAGGCGAACAGTT
- the lptA gene encoding lipopolysaccharide transport periplasmic protein LptA: MKKIAILVALFLIPLYAAASQPSPQQNLPLVIEARKLTYDDQKKVATYIGHVVAQRGKTVMTGDKLLVFFDKTGKYIEKIEVIGNVHIVDPRGEGWCNTLYYYPAQEKAVLLGNAKLKQGKNVIVGDKIIAYKDGRVIVEGIKQRVKTVIYPGEKSEQAIGLESSKSGKDNQNIQQKKGR, translated from the coding sequence ATGAAAAAAATAGCTATCTTGGTTGCTTTATTCCTTATTCCCCTTTACGCTGCAGCTTCTCAACCTTCTCCTCAGCAAAACCTTCCTTTAGTTATAGAAGCAAGGAAACTTACCTATGATGACCAGAAAAAGGTTGCCACTTACATCGGGCACGTTGTTGCCCAAAGGGGAAAAACTGTAATGACGGGAGATAAGCTTTTGGTCTTCTTTGACAAGACAGGGAAGTATATAGAGAAAATAGAAGTCATAGGAAACGTTCACATAGTTGACCCAAGGGGGGAAGGTTGGTGCAATACTCTCTATTACTATCCTGCACAGGAAAAAGCTGTTTTATTAGGTAACGCTAAACTTAAACAGGGCAAGAACGTTATAGTAGGTGACAAGATAATTGCCTATAAAGATGGCAGAGTAATTGTTGAAGGTATTAAGCAGAGAGTAAAAACAGTCATCTATCCAGGAGAGAAAAGTGAGCAAGCCATTGGACTTGAATCTTCTAAGAGCGGAAAAGATAACCAAAATATACAACAAAAGAAAGGTCGTTGA
- the lptC gene encoding LPS export ABC transporter periplasmic protein LptC, with the protein MRKNLYRIAIVIAVVAFIPLIVFIAGRESPPEKIKVETHRKQVIKQFRLESKEKIEWELTAPEAEFKGDNVIFLKNPRLLILLKHQPPITIKSPSALYFRKEKRIELKHVLLQTDNLTAESPCGVYYVDSALFKTDCGCKILLKGANSITGKICTLNLREKKITISNNVKSVFREVKR; encoded by the coding sequence GTGAGGAAGAACCTTTATAGGATTGCCATTGTTATAGCAGTTGTAGCTTTTATTCCTCTAATTGTTTTTATAGCGGGTAGAGAATCTCCTCCTGAAAAGATAAAGGTTGAAACTCATAGGAAGCAGGTAATAAAACAGTTTAGGTTGGAATCAAAAGAAAAAATAGAGTGGGAACTTACGGCTCCAGAAGCCGAGTTTAAAGGAGATAACGTTATTTTCCTTAAAAATCCCCGCCTTCTCATTCTCCTCAAACACCAACCTCCCATAACGATTAAATCGCCTTCTGCTCTTTACTTCAGGAAAGAAAAAAGGATAGAACTCAAGCATGTACTTCTTCAAACCGACAACCTTACTGCAGAAAGTCCCTGTGGAGTCTATTACGTTGATTCTGCTTTATTTAAAACCGATTGTGGCTGCAAAATCCTCCTCAAAGGAGCAAACTCCATTACTGGTAAAATTTGCACTCTTAACCTGAGAGAGAAAAAAATTACAATATCTAACAACGTTAAATCGGTTTTTAGAGAGGTGAAAAGATGA
- a CDS encoding KdsC family phosphatase, giving the protein MIKLIVLDVDGVLTDGTVFYDNFGNEYKGFNVKDGYAIKRALSSNVEVAIISGRRSKAVEKRCEELGVSKVFQGVSNKLEVLEKLCNEMKISFEEVAAMGDDIPDIPILKSVGFSAAPIDAVEEVKEVVNFVSKREGGRGAVREFIDYILSLNGKQ; this is encoded by the coding sequence TTGATAAAGCTTATTGTTTTGGACGTTGATGGTGTTTTGACCGACGGAACTGTTTTTTACGATAACTTTGGGAATGAGTATAAAGGTTTTAACGTTAAAGATGGTTATGCTATAAAAAGGGCATTATCTTCTAACGTAGAAGTGGCGATTATTTCTGGCAGGCGGTCAAAAGCGGTTGAGAAAAGGTGTGAAGAGTTGGGAGTCAGTAAAGTTTTTCAGGGAGTTTCCAATAAGTTGGAAGTGTTGGAGAAATTGTGTAATGAGATGAAAATTTCGTTTGAAGAAGTGGCTGCTATGGGGGATGATATCCCTGATATTCCTATTCTTAAAAGTGTGGGATTTTCAGCTGCTCCTATTGATGCTGTTGAAGAAGTGAAAGAGGTTGTAAATTTCGTTTCTAAAAGAGAAGGTGGTAGAGGAGCTGTGAGAGAGTTTATTGATTACATTCTTTCTCTAAACGGGAAACAGTAG
- a CDS encoding cytochrome-c peroxidase, with protein sequence MRKFLVAMTLTLMGATFASAGVWETTCSNCHGKIAPSKEQLLAKFRTPKELLSAAKKKVKEGRMPSQLAFGIAARELFSKPVRTAAITKGTQDFRKFFTPLPALPPIPKDNSLTPVKVKLGKMLYYDPRLSRSNLISCNTCHNLAIGGDDNLKSSRGDHWRTGGRNAPTTLNSGFLRVQFWDGRAPTLEEQAKGPLQAHVEMNSTPELVVERLKKIPTYVKLFKEAFPNEKDPVTFENVVKAIAAFERTLNTPNSPFQRYLLGDDNALTPVQKEGMKLFVKYGCIACHNGPVLSDGMFHRFKSNDDTGRYRVTKNPADKYKFRTPQLLNVAVTAPYFHDGSAKTLGEAIKRMAQQELGKTLSDSDVEKIKAFLESLTGEVPLEARTVPQLP encoded by the coding sequence ATGAGGAAGTTTTTAGTAGCTATGACTTTAACCTTAATGGGAGCAACTTTTGCTTCTGCAGGTGTTTGGGAAACTACCTGTTCCAACTGTCACGGTAAGATTGCTCCTTCAAAGGAACAACTTCTTGCTAAGTTCAGAACACCTAAAGAGTTACTTTCTGCTGCCAAAAAGAAAGTAAAAGAAGGAAGAATGCCTTCACAACTTGCTTTTGGAATAGCAGCAAGAGAACTCTTTTCTAAACCGGTGAGAACTGCAGCTATTACTAAAGGAACTCAAGATTTCAGGAAATTCTTTACGCCTTTACCTGCTTTACCTCCGATTCCTAAGGATAACTCTTTAACTCCTGTTAAGGTAAAGTTAGGTAAGATGCTCTATTACGACCCAAGGCTTTCAAGAAGTAATTTGATTTCCTGTAACACGTGTCACAACTTGGCTATAGGAGGCGATGATAACCTCAAATCTTCCCGCGGTGACCATTGGAGAACAGGTGGCAGAAACGCTCCTACAACTCTTAACTCCGGCTTTCTGAGAGTTCAGTTCTGGGACGGTAGAGCGCCTACGTTAGAAGAGCAGGCTAAAGGTCCACTTCAGGCTCACGTTGAGATGAATTCAACTCCGGAGTTGGTTGTAGAAAGGCTTAAAAAAATCCCCACCTACGTCAAACTCTTCAAAGAAGCTTTTCCAAACGAAAAAGACCCTGTAACGTTTGAAAACGTTGTTAAAGCCATAGCTGCTTTTGAAAGGACGTTAAACACTCCAAATTCTCCTTTCCAGAGGTATCTCTTGGGGGATGACAATGCCCTTACTCCTGTTCAAAAAGAAGGTATGAAACTTTTTGTTAAGTACGGTTGTATAGCCTGCCATAACGGTCCGGTTCTTTCCGATGGAATGTTCCATAGGTTCAAGTCTAACGACGATACAGGAAGATACAGAGTAACGAAAAATCCAGCGGATAAGTATAAGTTCAGAACACCTCAGCTTCTCAACGTAGCGGTAACTGCTCCTTACTTCCACGATGGTTCTGCCAAAACGCTTGGAGAAGCTATAAAGAGAATGGCGCAGCAAGAGTTAGGAAAGACGCTTTCAGATAGTGATGTTGAGAAAATAAAAGCTTTTCTTGAATCTCTTACAGGTGAAGTACCTCTTGAAGCGAGAACTGTTCCGCAACTTCCGTAA
- a CDS encoding N-acetylmuramoyl-L-alanine amidase family protein, whose amino-acid sequence MKENKFLSRRNFLKLLTAGSIVGIPLEAEASRYPIIKRIRYSSTIERTRIVFDCSGKVEKNWIKTHLKGNVLWITVKNTRTNYMKRKLRSNLVKEVKVYPINRHLSRIKIVMKEPHKFKIFALKAHCGRPFRLVVDVLPDFLTTSCPIRHYQKRIVVIDPGHGGKDPGAIWPIHSSHPIIKEKNITLAISLRVRRILRQYPNIKVVMTRTRDVYVPLLKRAEIAAKACADAFVSIHADSMPNFPNWSGVTVFKASPKLFAQAKLMAREVAKKVRLCNDVMCWSISPLLLNMSTTVTFVESSRLAEAIVKSLKAHVNDDLINGIKDMQRNIVVLKTPGRPAVLIETGFITNRLDRKRLVQGWYQEEIARGIAKGIVNYFHSMDKVAYESFPEVEYVLEES is encoded by the coding sequence ATGAAAGAGAACAAATTCCTATCAAGAAGGAACTTTCTTAAACTTTTAACAGCAGGAAGTATTGTTGGTATACCTTTAGAGGCTGAAGCGTCCAGATATCCAATAATAAAAAGAATTAGATACTCCTCCACAATAGAGAGAACTCGCATCGTTTTTGACTGCTCAGGAAAAGTTGAGAAAAATTGGATAAAAACACATCTCAAAGGAAACGTACTCTGGATTACGGTCAAGAATACAAGAACCAACTATATGAAGAGAAAACTTAGAAGTAATTTAGTAAAAGAGGTAAAAGTCTATCCAATAAACAGGCACCTGAGCAGAATAAAAATAGTTATGAAAGAACCTCACAAGTTTAAGATATTCGCTTTAAAAGCACACTGCGGAAGACCTTTCAGGTTAGTCGTAGATGTACTTCCTGACTTTTTGACTACCTCCTGCCCCATTAGACATTATCAGAAAAGAATAGTAGTTATTGACCCAGGGCATGGAGGCAAAGACCCTGGAGCTATTTGGCCCATACACTCTTCACACCCGATAATAAAGGAAAAGAACATAACCCTTGCTATCTCTTTAAGAGTAAGAAGAATTTTGAGACAGTATCCAAACATAAAAGTAGTAATGACACGAACGAGAGACGTTTACGTACCTCTTCTAAAAAGAGCCGAAATAGCTGCTAAAGCCTGCGCAGATGCTTTTGTAAGTATCCATGCAGATTCCATGCCTAACTTTCCCAACTGGAGTGGAGTTACCGTATTCAAAGCATCACCAAAATTATTTGCACAGGCAAAATTAATGGCAAGAGAAGTGGCGAAAAAAGTAAGGCTATGTAACGACGTAATGTGCTGGAGTATAAGTCCCTTACTTCTCAATATGTCAACTACAGTAACTTTTGTAGAGAGCAGCAGATTAGCAGAAGCAATAGTAAAAAGTTTGAAAGCTCACGTTAACGATGACCTCATAAACGGCATCAAAGATATGCAAAGAAATATTGTAGTTTTGAAAACTCCCGGTAGACCTGCAGTACTCATAGAAACAGGCTTTATAACCAACCGACTTGATAGGAAAAGGCTGGTACAGGGTTGGTATCAAGAAGAAATAGCAAGAGGGATAGCAAAGGGAATCGTAAACTACTTCCACTCTATGGATAAGGTAGCTTATGAGTCGTTTCCTGAAGTAGAGTACGTTCTGGAGGAAAGCTAA
- the aroA gene encoding 3-phosphoshikimate 1-carboxyvinyltransferase: MKFSFKGKSLKGTLRVPSDKSISHRAVMLGSLNKGKTIIKNFLRSEDCLNTLKAFKELGVNIKDNNQTVEIAGKGKYALKEPFNVIDLGNSGTSIRLISGILSGQPFYSVLTGDQYLRRRPMDRIAIPLRQMGAEIYGRESGKYPPLTIIGKEKLKGIDYKSPKASAQVKSCILLAGLFTDEPVSVTEPAKSRDHTERMLRAYGVEVLVEGLKVSLGNHRELNAPEIEINVPADISSAAFFMVGAAITPNSEVILRDVILNETRKGILDVMERMNVNFSVENVKVSSGEPIGDIVVQYSPELKSTIIEGEEIPRLIDEIPIIALLASQAEGETVIRDASELRVKESDRISSTVENLKNIGVEAEEFPDGMAIRGKSKIKGGKVKSYGDHRIAMTFIIASLISEGEIEIDDIECISTSYPDFLKDLNSLLSD; the protein is encoded by the coding sequence ATGAAATTTTCTTTCAAAGGAAAAAGCTTAAAAGGGACTCTAAGAGTTCCTTCCGATAAATCAATATCCCACAGAGCAGTAATGTTAGGTTCTCTAAACAAAGGGAAAACAATTATCAAAAATTTTCTGCGTTCGGAAGACTGCCTAAACACGCTTAAAGCATTTAAAGAATTAGGAGTTAACATAAAGGATAACAACCAAACTGTTGAAATAGCAGGAAAAGGTAAATACGCGTTAAAAGAACCTTTTAATGTAATAGATTTGGGTAATTCCGGCACATCAATAAGGTTAATATCTGGAATTCTATCGGGTCAACCTTTCTATTCGGTACTTACAGGAGACCAGTATTTACGCAGAAGACCTATGGATAGGATAGCAATTCCTCTGCGACAGATGGGAGCAGAGATATATGGAAGGGAAAGCGGGAAATATCCCCCTCTAACCATTATAGGTAAAGAAAAACTTAAAGGTATAGATTATAAAAGTCCTAAAGCATCAGCACAGGTAAAGTCGTGTATCTTACTAGCAGGGCTCTTTACCGATGAACCTGTGTCCGTTACCGAACCTGCCAAGAGTAGAGACCACACAGAGAGAATGTTAAGAGCTTACGGAGTAGAGGTATTGGTTGAAGGCTTAAAAGTTTCTTTAGGAAATCACAGAGAATTAAACGCTCCAGAAATAGAAATAAACGTTCCAGCCGATATATCTTCAGCAGCCTTTTTTATGGTAGGAGCAGCTATAACCCCTAACTCCGAAGTCATTCTTAGAGATGTAATCCTTAACGAGACGAGGAAAGGCATATTAGATGTGATGGAAAGAATGAACGTTAACTTTAGCGTTGAAAACGTAAAAGTTTCTTCTGGCGAACCCATCGGAGATATAGTAGTTCAATATTCTCCTGAATTAAAGAGCACCATAATAGAAGGTGAAGAGATTCCAAGACTTATAGATGAGATACCTATAATAGCACTACTTGCTTCTCAAGCAGAAGGAGAAACTGTAATAAGAGATGCTTCAGAACTTCGCGTCAAAGAAAGCGACAGGATTAGCTCAACCGTTGAGAACTTAAAAAATATTGGAGTAGAAGCAGAAGAATTTCCCGATGGAATGGCAATAAGAGGAAAGAGTAAAATCAAAGGTGGAAAAGTGAAATCTTACGGCGACCACAGGATTGCCATGACTTTCATAATAGCTTCACTAATATCTGAAGGCGAGATAGAAATAGATGACATTGAATGTATATCAACGTCCTATCCAGACTTTTTAAAAGACCTAAATAGTTTATTAAGTGACTAG
- the bioD gene encoding dethiobiotin synthase, producing MFLVTGTDTGVGKTFVTSSLVSFLREKNINAVAYKIVETGCDPDCEDAKKLSEASGQDLLPIYAFKNPLAPAVAADIEGVKISVDKIVGKAREISEKYDIVFFEGAGGILVPITWSFTFLDLAKTLNMEVIIVALNKLGVLNHTLLTVKACQVEGVKVRGIVLNMIGEFDESVKTNLHSLKKLLPDISVVPFRNPADSYNCLKAFSLVT from the coding sequence ATGTTTTTAGTTACAGGAACCGATACAGGAGTTGGTAAAACGTTTGTAACTTCATCGTTGGTTTCGTTCCTTAGAGAGAAAAACATCAATGCAGTAGCTTATAAAATTGTTGAAACGGGCTGTGATCCAGATTGTGAAGACGCCAAAAAGCTTTCAGAAGCTTCAGGGCAGGATTTGTTACCTATATACGCCTTTAAAAATCCCCTTGCCCCTGCCGTTGCAGCAGACATTGAAGGAGTCAAAATATCTGTAGATAAAATAGTAGGTAAAGCAAGGGAAATTTCTGAAAAGTATGATATCGTTTTCTTTGAAGGCGCTGGTGGAATATTGGTTCCCATTACTTGGAGTTTTACCTTTTTAGATTTAGCCAAAACACTAAATATGGAAGTTATTATAGTTGCCTTAAATAAGTTAGGAGTCTTGAACCACACTTTGCTTACAGTTAAAGCCTGTCAAGTTGAAGGTGTAAAGGTAAGAGGTATTGTCCTTAACATGATAGGTGAGTTTGATGAAAGCGTAAAGACAAATTTACACTCTTTGAAGAAACTACTTCCCGATATTTCGGTTGTTCCCTTCAGGAATCCTGCTGATTCTTATAATTGTCTGAAGGCGTTTTCTCTAGTCACTTAA
- the fliS gene encoding flagellar export chaperone FliS, producing the protein MNVNPYLKMQVETASPVEHVILLYEKVILLLKEAIEAIEEGDVQAKVDAIVKADRIIRVLNNSLDMEKGGEIAENLRKLYDFILDSLVIANGKNDKRLLNDLIGILTTLKEGWEGIKNRV; encoded by the coding sequence ATGAATGTTAATCCTTATTTGAAAATGCAGGTAGAAACGGCATCCCCAGTAGAGCATGTGATTTTGCTCTATGAAAAGGTGATTTTGCTTTTAAAAGAAGCTATTGAGGCAATTGAAGAAGGTGACGTTCAGGCTAAGGTTGATGCCATAGTTAAGGCTGACAGGATTATAAGGGTTTTGAATAACTCTCTTGATATGGAAAAGGGTGGAGAAATAGCTGAGAATTTAAGGAAGTTGTACGATTTTATTCTTGATAGTTTAGTAATTGCCAATGGTAAAAACGATAAGCGACTGCTAAATGATTTAATTGGTATACTGACTACTTTGAAGGAAGGATGGGAAGGGATAAAGAACAGAGTTTGA
- the fliD gene encoding flagellar filament capping protein FliD: MAGELYVSNLAGTFDYQTILEAYYQAQMQPVLYLQQQEDAINTKISAVNDFETKIEAFYEKFDTLISGDLLNDKQVSVSNENVLSASVTDADKAVTGSVDVTVNQLAQNDVWLSQAGVSDLDSAVATAAGTIQITYAGNVVATIDYDTDTTDAANPSTLKEIADAINNAQDKVKASIIYDGTSYRLLLSGVDTGADNTISISEVGGGDLLDKLQLGDNYSASHVQTAQDAEITVYGTTITSSTNTFTDAIPGVELTVKELGTANVSISQDYSKFESALEDFISAYNDIVDFVQTETGKDGRLSGNSTLQMIRSSILSRLQPLFNANLLDVDKDTGHLSLKTDVLDSILSSNPSEMENVISDLKSELYDYLILLKDPTGPIGSMEKSLENQKEALDDQIEEMKKLVNDQIENFRQQLIQVQLLQEQMAEIRAKLTSVFGTPSLLPTTNDVSAG, translated from the coding sequence ATGGCTGGAGAACTTTATGTAAGTAATTTAGCAGGAACGTTTGACTATCAGACCATTCTTGAGGCTTATTATCAAGCCCAGATGCAGCCTGTTTTGTATTTGCAGCAACAGGAAGATGCTATAAATACCAAAATTTCTGCTGTTAACGATTTTGAAACGAAAATTGAAGCTTTTTATGAAAAGTTTGATACCCTAATTTCCGGTGATTTGTTAAATGATAAGCAGGTTTCTGTATCTAATGAGAATGTTTTAAGTGCATCTGTTACTGACGCTGATAAAGCAGTTACAGGCTCTGTAGATGTTACTGTAAATCAACTTGCCCAGAACGATGTGTGGTTATCTCAAGCTGGGGTTTCTGATTTAGATTCTGCTGTTGCAACAGCAGCAGGTACTATACAGATAACTTATGCGGGGAATGTTGTTGCCACTATAGACTATGATACAGATACCACAGATGCGGCGAACCCTTCTACTTTGAAAGAAATAGCAGATGCGATTAATAACGCTCAAGATAAAGTAAAGGCTTCTATTATTTATGACGGTACTTCTTACAGACTTTTGCTTTCTGGAGTAGATACAGGTGCTGATAATACCATTTCTATAAGTGAAGTTGGAGGAGGGGATTTATTAGATAAACTGCAGTTAGGGGATAACTATTCTGCGAGTCACGTTCAAACTGCACAGGATGCTGAAATTACGGTTTATGGTACAACTATTACAAGTTCTACGAACACATTTACTGATGCAATTCCAGGGGTAGAATTGACTGTTAAAGAATTGGGAACAGCTAACGTTTCAATTTCCCAGGATTATTCTAAGTTTGAATCTGCATTAGAGGATTTTATTTCAGCGTATAACGATATTGTGGATTTCGTTCAAACAGAAACAGGTAAAGACGGCAGATTGTCGGGAAATAGTACATTGCAGATGATACGTTCTTCAATTCTTTCTCGTTTGCAACCTCTGTTTAATGCTAATTTATTGGACGTTGATAAAGATACTGGACATTTGTCTTTGAAAACAGACGTTCTTGATTCTATCTTAAGTTCTAATCCGTCAGAAATGGAGAACGTTATTTCGGATTTAAAAAGTGAACTTTATGATTATTTGATATTGCTTAAAGACCCTACTGGTCCTATAGGTTCCATGGAAAAATCTCTTGAGAATCAGAAAGAAGCTCTTGATGACCAAATAGAAGAGATGAAAAAACTGGTAAATGACCAAATTGAGAATTTCCGTCAGCAGTTGATACAAGTTCAATTGTTACAGGAGCAGATGGCGGAGATTAGAGCTAAATTAACGTCAGTCTTTGGAACTCCTTCTTTACTTCCAACAACTAATGATGTTTCAGCGGGGTAA
- a CDS encoding flagellar protein FlaG, whose product MDVKAITNVQTSVEMNSQNFDVKVAKNLQNDKNQHLQNQDQTQKLEKKQASPEVIEKIVEDLKKKLSMLNTQLKIQIDKDTDMVVVKVIDKTTNKVIRQIPPEYVLKIAKYLDEIAGLLYNEKV is encoded by the coding sequence ATGGATGTAAAAGCTATTACTAATGTTCAAACATCTGTTGAGATGAACTCTCAGAATTTTGATGTTAAGGTTGCGAAAAATCTCCAAAATGACAAAAACCAGCACCTTCAAAATCAGGATCAAACTCAAAAGTTAGAAAAAAAACAGGCTTCACCAGAGGTAATAGAAAAAATAGTAGAAGACCTAAAAAAGAAACTTTCAATGTTAAATACTCAACTTAAGATTCAAATAGATAAAGATACCGACATGGTTGTGGTAAAGGTTATTGATAAAACTACTAACAAAGTTATAAGACAGATACCCCCTGAATATGTTTTAAAAATTGCTAAATACCTTGATGAAATAGCTGGTTTACTTTACAACGAAAAAGTTTAA
- a CDS encoding flagellin, whose product MALRINYNYQADFTHFNLLQTEADMNKALERLATGYRINRAADDAAGLYIADQLKTYAVSLEQATRNAQDGISISQIAQSALTNVYNILNDIKSKAIEAANDSQDDATRQIIQQDINKLVDVIGKIFKDTEFNGVNLFSSGTAVSFTIHYGGRTQQTLLMQSATASAAAATDTNAPSTITLGNTAYVLNVTSQTLAEATISTVDALIKAVDKLNAKFGSYQIELEKIVTNNESQRINVKEAESRIRNVDFAKEMSEFTRDQILMQSGTAMLAQANQLPQLVLQLLR is encoded by the coding sequence ATGGCTCTGAGGATTAACTACAACTATCAAGCCGACTTTACACACTTTAACTTGCTTCAAACAGAAGCAGACATGAACAAAGCTCTCGAAAGACTTGCTACTGGTTACAGAATTAACAGAGCTGCTGATGATGCTGCTGGTCTTTACATTGCTGACCAACTAAAGACTTACGCAGTATCTCTTGAGCAAGCTACTAGAAACGCTCAAGATGGTATTTCTATTTCTCAGATTGCCCAGTCTGCTCTTACAAACGTTTATAACATCTTAAACGACATCAAGTCAAAAGCTATTGAAGCTGCTAACGACTCTCAGGATGATGCAACAAGACAAATTATCCAACAAGATATTAACAAGCTTGTTGATGTAATCGGTAAAATCTTCAAAGATACTGAGTTTAATGGGGTTAATCTCTTTAGCTCCGGAACGGCAGTTAGCTTTACAATCCACTATGGTGGTAGAACACAGCAGACCTTGTTAATGCAGAGTGCAACTGCATCTGCGGCTGCTGCTACTGATACAAACGCTCCATCCACTATTACTTTGGGTAACACAGCTTACGTTCTTAACGTTACAAGCCAGACTCTTGCAGAAGCAACAATTTCTACTGTTGACGCTTTGATTAAAGCTGTTGACAAATTGAACGCCAAGTTTGGTTCTTATCAGATAGAGCTTGAGAAAATCGTTACTAACAACGAAAGCCAGAGGATTAACGTTAAGGAAGCTGAATCTAGAATTAGAAACGTTGACTTCGCTAAAGAAATGTCTGAGTTTACAAGAGACCAGATTCTTATGCAGTCTGGTACTGCTATGCTTGCTCAGGCAAATCAATTACCACAACTTGTGCTTCAACTTCTTAGGTAA